The Spirosoma oryzicola region ATTGCCAAGCGCTTTCTGATAGTTTTCCCGGTCGAACCGGTATAGGAAAGGCGATTTATGCGCTTTACCCGTTCGACGCTCATCAAGCCGGGTCAGGATATGCAGACCCATAATTTTCTTGTGAAAATTGCGAGCGTCCAACGGTTTATCGAGCACAGCCTCGTACAGTCGCTGCAGTTCCGGAATGGTGAATTTTTCAGCCATCAAATTCAGACCGATGGGCTGCCAGTTGAGTTGCGACCGGAGCGTCTGTAAGGCAACGGTTACAATCTGGCGGTGATCGTATAGCAAGGAGGGTAAGTTACTTATATCCCACCAGCGGCACTCGTCCGTCATAAAGTCGGGTGTAGGCGTTACCTGCGTATGATCTACCAACGCGTAATAACCAACGGATAAGGTTCGTTCGGGCCAGCGTTCGCTAAACGACATGGGCATCTTCTGTCTACGCCACATTTCCTCGCGGTTATACCGAACGGCATCGCCAAACAAATGAAATTGCTGTAGAAACAATTTGTCCAAACCCGTTCGCTCGTACAACACCCGTTCGGCTGCTCGATCAACAGACTCAGTTTTGTAGATGAATCCACCCGGCAAACACCACTCGCTGGTATCTTTCCAGCGCAGTAGCAGGACTTTTAGCCGCGTGTCGTGAAAGCCAAATATTGCACAGTCAAGCGACACGCCGGGTATGCATTCATCAGCTATGAAATTGTGAAAGGAGATTATATGCTCCGTGTAATCCATTAATCAGTATAAATTTTTTTCTATGTATTTATGACATACTAAGTTTATACCGTATAATTAGTAGCAAATTCTTTATTTATCAACAAACACCAGTTATTCTGTTCGCAATTCGCTGCTGACAGGGGCGAAATCAATCGTCAGACGGCTACTACGCTTTGTCTAATGATACTGTTTTATCAGTAACGCTTACATATTCGTAAGATCTGGCTACAACCTGCGTTTATACTATCTTCTTTATTTTTCGCCCGCTGAATCGTTCAGTAAAGGATTCCGGCTGGTTTTGTCTCGAAACCTTGTTCATTAGCGCATAATTTTAAAAAGGACGCAGCGGATAATGTGGGGCTAATTCGTTAATTTTAGTTGCGATTTTCTGTAGTAAAGCAACGTCTCTGTGATTGATTGCTTTTCATTTATCCGTCTAGGCTATGTCTTCCTTGAAATTAACCATTAACAATCAACCACATACCGTTGATGTCGATGCTGATATGCCGCTGTTGTGGGTCATCCGCGATGTCGTTGGGTTAACCGGTACCAAATTTGGCTGCGGCATTGCCCAGTGTGGTGCCTGCACGGTTCACCTCGATGGTACCCCCATTCGTTCCTGTAGCTTCCCGGCATCGGCTGCGGCAGGGCATAAGATTACGACGATTGAAGGTATCTCTAAAAACGGCGACCATCCGATTCAAAAAGCGTGGATCGAGCATCAGGTGCCCCAATGCGGCTACTGTCAGTCGGGGCAGATTATGTCGGCGGTAGCCTTGCTCAAGGAAACACCTAAACCTACCGATGCCGATATTGACGCGGCTATGCAGGGAAATATCTGCCGTTGTGGTACGTACAACCGGATTCGGCAGGCGATTCACACGGCTTCGTCCGAGATGGCAGTCGTCCCACCCAAAGCACCCAAGTCTACACCCAAAATCGGCAAACGATGAGCGCAAAACCAAACCAAACTTCCATTGACCGCCGAAGTTTTCTGAAAGCGGCCGGTTTGACCAGCGCGGCATTTGCCTTGGGTCTTTCGGCCACTGAACCCCTCGCCGGTCCTGTACTAAATCTAAGCGACCAAACCGGATTGGCCCTACCCGAATCGGTCGAGTTGACGCCTTTTGTTCTCATCGAAAAATCAGGCCGAATTACACTGATGAACCCCCGACCCGAAATCGGTCAGGGGACGTACCAGTCGGTTCCGGCGCTGATTGCCGAGGAGCTGGAAGTTTCGCTGGACAACGTTACTATCCTGCAAACCGGGGGCGAAAGCAAGTTCGGCGGCTTATGGTCGCAGGCCGTTGGCGGCAGCGGTTCCATCCGGGGCGGCTACACGCAGATGCGGAAAGTGGGGGCATCGGCCCGCGATATGCTTATCAAGGCAGCTAGCCAGCAGTGGAACGTCCCTGCTCAGGAGTGTTACGCCGAAAACGCAAAAATCGTACACCGGCCATCGGGCAGAAAACTGTCTTACGGTGAATTGGCAGAGGTAGCTTCCAAGCTGGACGTTCCGAAAGAGCCCACCTTAAAAGACCCCAACGATTTCAAAATTCTGGGCAAACCCGCCCCTCGCCCCGATACACCACTCAAAGCAACGGGGAAAGCGCAGTTCGGAATTGACGCGAAGGTACCCGGTATGTTGTATGCATCAGTCGAGCGGTGCCCGGTGTTGGGCAGTAAGCTGGTGAGCTTTGACGCGACGCAGTCCTTGAAAGTCAAAGGCGTTCGGAAGGTGGTTAAAGTAGAGCGCGTGGTTGGCTACAATCGCTACGAAGGTGTAGCCGTTGTAGCAGACAACTATTGGGCTGCTTTGAAAGGCCGTAAAGCCTTAACCGTAAAATGGGATAACCAGAACCATGAGACGTTCAATACGGTAAGCTTTGAAAATTCGCTGCGTGAACTGGCAAAAACCGATGGTGTTGTCGGCCACAACGCAGGCGAATTCGACAAGGCATTCACCGACGCTCCTATTAAACTCGAAGCCTTTTACGAAACGCCCATCATAAGCCATTCGACGATGGAGCCGATGAATGCATTGGCTCATTATCAACCCGGCAACAAACTGGAACTGTGGGTTTCGTCGCAGGGTGGCGATTTGGTACGGGACGAAGTAGCTAAAGTACTAACCATCCCTGCCGACAATATCAAGGTAAATATCCTGTTTAACGGTGGCGGATTTGGCCGACGACTCACGCAGGATTTTGCCACCGAAGCGGCCCTGTTGTCGAAAACGGTTGGTAAACCGATTAAAGTTGTCTGGACGCGCGAGGATGATACGGCACTTGGTCCTTTCCGCCCGATGACGTTTTCGGCCATGCGCGGTGCTTTGTCGAACGAAGGCCAAGCCGTCGCTTTGCAGCATAAAGTCATTTCGCCCTCTATCGACGCGACGATGGGCGAAAAAGGGAAATACGACAAAACGAAGCCCGATGGCACCATGCTGGAAGGCACGAATGAGCAGCAATACGAAATTCCGAATGTAAACACGCGCTACGTCCACGCCGAAACGCACATTCCGCTGACGTACTGGCGCTCGGTGACGAGTTCGACGCTGGCCTTCTCGCACGAGTGTTTTCTGGACGAGATGGCCCACAAAGCGGGCCAAGACCCAATGGCGTTCCGACTGGCGATGCTGACAAAAGAATCGGATACCAAGCGCGTGCTGACAAAACTGAAAGAAGTGTCGGGCTGGGATAAGCCGTTACCTGCCGGAAAAGGCCGGGGTGTTGCGCAATGGAATTTCTTCGCCGGACTGGCGGGCCAGGTTGTCGAGGTTTCCAAAACGGAAAGTGGCGGTGTAAAAGTTGACAAGGTGTACTGCGTAATCGATCTGGGAACGGTTGTCAATCCCGATACCGTCAAAGCACAGGTCGAAGGAGCAATTGCGATGGCGCTGACAGCCGCCACCAAAGACGGCATCACGTTCGAGCAGGGTCGTGCGGTTCAGAACAACTTCGATAAAAACCGGATGCTCCGTATCAACGAGATGCCTCCCGTCGAGGTACACATTTTGGCCGAAGGGGGTCCGACGATCAAAGGCGTTGGCGAACCCGGTTTACCACCGTTAGCGCCCGCACTGGCTAATGCGGTATTCGCGGCTACGGGCAAACGCATCCGTCGGTTGCCGTTCGATCTGGAGAAAGTTTCCTGATCGCGTTCGGTTGATCTGTTTACACTCCGAACACAAAACAGATTTTTCTGGCTACCGTTATAGTTTATATAGTCCTTCTGATTCTGTCAGAAGAACTATGACAGTCAAAACGCAGCATCGTCCATGAAAGAAATAGCCCGCATCGTTGAGGTTTTTGAACAGATAGATTTTTCGAAACGCAAAGCGGCTCTGGCAACTGTTGTCTGGGTGGAAGGTTCTTCGTACCGTCGGCCGGGAGCGCGGATGCTTATCACCGACGATGGCCGCTGGGAAGGAGCGATCAGCGGGGGCTGTCTGGAAGGCGACGCGCTTCGGAAAGCACGTCAGGTAATGCTTGATGGCGACCCCATTGTCGTTACGTACGATACAATGGATGATGGAGCCAACAGCTTTGGTGTTGGTCTGGGCTGTAACGGCATCATCGACATTCTGATCGAACCCATCGACCCGACCGATTCGCATAATCCGGTCGAACTCCTGCGTGAGTTTACTCAGAAACGCGATGTTCGGGTGTTAGCTACCGTCCTTAAAAGCGATGCAACGACCGGCTTGATGCCCAGTAACCGCTTTGTGCTGACCGATCAGTCGGCGAGCCTGATTCCAGATTGGTTGCAAGCCGATATGCAGAACGTGTTTGTTACAGGTAAGCCCTTAACGCAAACCTACGCGGTTGAATCGGGAAGCGCGGAGTTGTTTATCGAGCGAATTGACCCAGGCATCGAGCTAGTAATCTTCGGGGCCGGTTACGATGTTGTTCCGGTAGCGAAGCTT contains the following coding sequences:
- a CDS encoding NUDIX hydrolase; protein product: MDYTEHIISFHNFIADECIPGVSLDCAIFGFHDTRLKVLLLRWKDTSEWCLPGGFIYKTESVDRAAERVLYERTGLDKLFLQQFHLFGDAVRYNREEMWRRQKMPMSFSERWPERTLSVGYYALVDHTQVTPTPDFMTDECRWWDISNLPSLLYDHRQIVTVALQTLRSQLNWQPIGLNLMAEKFTIPELQRLYEAVLDKPLDARNFHKKIMGLHILTRLDERRTGKAHKSPFLYRFDRENYQKALGNGNLSFV
- a CDS encoding (2Fe-2S)-binding protein, with translation MSSLKLTINNQPHTVDVDADMPLLWVIRDVVGLTGTKFGCGIAQCGACTVHLDGTPIRSCSFPASAAAGHKITTIEGISKNGDHPIQKAWIEHQVPQCGYCQSGQIMSAVALLKETPKPTDADIDAAMQGNICRCGTYNRIRQAIHTASSEMAVVPPKAPKSTPKIGKR
- a CDS encoding xanthine dehydrogenase family protein molybdopterin-binding subunit; translation: MSAKPNQTSIDRRSFLKAAGLTSAAFALGLSATEPLAGPVLNLSDQTGLALPESVELTPFVLIEKSGRITLMNPRPEIGQGTYQSVPALIAEELEVSLDNVTILQTGGESKFGGLWSQAVGGSGSIRGGYTQMRKVGASARDMLIKAASQQWNVPAQECYAENAKIVHRPSGRKLSYGELAEVASKLDVPKEPTLKDPNDFKILGKPAPRPDTPLKATGKAQFGIDAKVPGMLYASVERCPVLGSKLVSFDATQSLKVKGVRKVVKVERVVGYNRYEGVAVVADNYWAALKGRKALTVKWDNQNHETFNTVSFENSLRELAKTDGVVGHNAGEFDKAFTDAPIKLEAFYETPIISHSTMEPMNALAHYQPGNKLELWVSSQGGDLVRDEVAKVLTIPADNIKVNILFNGGGFGRRLTQDFATEAALLSKTVGKPIKVVWTREDDTALGPFRPMTFSAMRGALSNEGQAVALQHKVISPSIDATMGEKGKYDKTKPDGTMLEGTNEQQYEIPNVNTRYVHAETHIPLTYWRSVTSSTLAFSHECFLDEMAHKAGQDPMAFRLAMLTKESDTKRVLTKLKEVSGWDKPLPAGKGRGVAQWNFFAGLAGQVVEVSKTESGGVKVDKVYCVIDLGTVVNPDTVKAQVEGAIAMALTAATKDGITFEQGRAVQNNFDKNRMLRINEMPPVEVHILAEGGPTIKGVGEPGLPPLAPALANAVFAATGKRIRRLPFDLEKVS
- a CDS encoding XdhC family protein; this encodes MKEIARIVEVFEQIDFSKRKAALATVVWVEGSSYRRPGARMLITDDGRWEGAISGGCLEGDALRKARQVMLDGDPIVVTYDTMDDGANSFGVGLGCNGIIDILIEPIDPTDSHNPVELLREFTQKRDVRVLATVLKSDATTGLMPSNRFVLTDQSASLIPDWLQADMQNVFVTGKPLTQTYAVESGSAELFIERIDPGIELVIFGAGYDVVPVAKLARDLGWQVTVTDDCVAHLAPKRFPVATCVLFADRQAVLDKITITDRTAAVLMSHNFNYDRAVLESLLATDVPYIGMLGPRKRFDKMQDEFAKDGLHFSETTLERVHAPIGLDLGAETPDEIALSILAEIKAFFTKRSGAFLREKSGPIHERLSGNQKGQNQRIPFDGSATEAI